Proteins from one Salmo salar chromosome ssa29, Ssal_v3.1, whole genome shotgun sequence genomic window:
- the LOC106590018 gene encoding BMP and activin membrane-bound inhibitor homolog: protein MDRHSSLICIWLQLELCAMAVLLTKGEIRCYCDAPHCVATGYMCKSELNACFTKVLDPMNTNSPLTHGCLDPIANAADVCSDKNTDALSGGLSTLECCHDDMCNYRGLHDLAHTRESTDHGRYQPESNNPNLVTRVQELASAKEVWFRAAVIAVPIAGGLILVLLIMLALRMLRSENKRLQDQRQQMLSRLHYSFHGHHTKKGHVAKLDLECMVPVTGHENCCLTCDKMRQADLGSDKILSLVHWGMYSGHGKVEFV, encoded by the exons ATGGATCGCCATTCCAGTTTAATTTGCATTTGGCTACAACTGGAACTGTGTGCCATGGCTGTTCTTCTTACTAAAG gaGAAATACGGTGTTACTGTGATGCCCCCCACTGCGTGGCCACAGGCTACATGTGCAAATCGGAACTAAACGCCTGTTTCACCAAGGTGTTGGACCCTATGAACACGAACTCGCCTCTCACGCACGGGTGTCTAGATCCCATAGCAAACGCTGCCGACGTGTGCAGCGATAAGAACACAGATGCCCTGAGTGGGGGCTTGTCCACACTAGAATGTTGTCACGACGACATGTGTAACTACAGAGGACTGCACGACCTGGCGCACACGCGAGAATCTACag ACCACGGCAGGTACCAGCCTGAGAGCAACAACCCTAACCTGGTCACGCGGGTACAGGAGCTGGCCTCTGCCAAAGAGGTGTGGTTCAGGGCAGCGGTGATTGCGGTGCCCATCGCGGGAGGTCTCATCTTGGTTCTTCTCATCATGCTGGCGTTAAGGATGCTCCGCAGCGAGAACAAGCGGCTGCAGGACCAGAGGCAGCAGATGTTGTCACGGCTCCACTACAGCTTCCATGGCCACCACACTAAGAAGGGCCACGTGGCAAAGCTAGACTTGGAGTGTATGGTGCCCGTGACGGGCCACGAGAACTGCTGCCTCACCTGTGACAAGATGAGACAGGCAGACCTGGGAAGTGACAAGATACTGTCACTGGTACACTGGGGGATGTACAGTGGACACGGGAAGGTGGAGTTCGTATAA